TAGACAATCGGTTTTCCGGAAACATCGTTGATAATTTCTATATCTTGCCAAGTGATGTGTTCGGTAAAGCCAGTTCCTAGAGCTTTTACAATAGCTTCTTTTGCGGAAAAACGCGCTGCAAAATGAGGAGTAGGGTCCTTGTGTTTTAGACAATAATCTTGTTCTTTGGGCGTAAATATCCGAGATATAAGACGATATCCGTGATTATCGATGCTTTGTCTAATTCTTTCAATTTCAATAATATCTGTTCCAAGTCCTAAAATGTGGTTACTCATGACTCTCTTCGTGCTCATACTCTTGATTGGATTCACCATCCATTGCATTACAAAATACCATGCGTCCTGAACTAGTATGTTTAACAGAAAGAACCTTTGCATCAACCATATCGCCTATATAATTCCCGCCACCATTTATAACGACCATTGTCCCATCGTCTAGATAACCAACCCCTTGTCTAGGTTCTTTGCCATAGCGCTGTACTTTAATTTTTATGAATTCTCCTGCCTGCATCAAAGGTTTTAAGGAGTTAGAAAGGGTATGGATGTTAATGACACGGATATCTTCAATTTCAGCAATTTGCATACGGCTAATATCTGCTGTGAGTAGGTTTGCATCTAAGAGACGAGCTAAGCGCAGTAGTTTGCCTTGTACATCTTTAACATCTGGAAAATCCGTATCATTGAAACGCAAGCCTAATTCAGCGATCAGCTCAATTTTTTTAAGCACTTCTAAACATTTTTTAGCTTTAAGCTTGGAAAATTCATCACCAATTTCCGCTTGAGTATAGAGCTCTTTAATAATAAAGCGTGGAATAATGATTTGATTATCTAATAAACCAGTAGTGGCAAGATCGATAATCCGAGCATCTGAGAGAACAGAGCTATCAATGATTAAATCCTTCTTTTTTTCTGCTGTAGGAGCAAACTTAATGAAAGGGATGCTTACATAGAGTTCATCCGCTGCTCTTAATGTCATAATTGTACCTAGATAGGTACCAAACAAGAATAAGGCAATTTTTAACATCTCTAAAGTTTGAGGTTGTAGGGAAATCGATGCACGACTGATATCTAGAATAGCATCGAATACCAATACCAGAGCCTGTCCCATTAAATAGCCAAGAAAGATACCAATAACTGCAATGTTGAAAGAGCGTAAATTAAACCTTTTAAATAATAGATCAAAGCTAATGAGAAACAATCCAAAGACAAAGCCTATTAATACGCCGATAAGAATATTGGTCTGTATGTTTCCAGAAGTGTTGGAGATCATAAACGTGGTCATGAAAAATATACTTAGGACTACAAAGAGGATGCGGATAAAGGCAACAGAGAGATTCATGAGGTTCTCCTAAGATGACGTAAAACGTTGAATAAAATTTTGTTTTTAGTAAAATGTTTATACTCATTCTAGATAGCAATACCTTTTTTGTCGATAAGCTTAGCTTTGAATTTAGGCTATTCGTTTAACAGAATATTCTGTTAGACTCATTAGACAAACTAACAGGAGCATGAATATGCGCTTAGGTCGATTTGGATGGATTGTAGTAAGTGGAGTAATATGGCTGATTATAGGTGGTTTTTTGCTATCGATGGGACTTTACTTACTGATTTTACAACCCTCTTTACAAAGTCGAGAACATGCCATGGTTTTGTTTTGCTTAGGGTTAGTTTTGGGGTTCATAAAAGGGTATTTTATTCTTTCTAAAACCGCGCAAAAAGCGGTAAAAAGGATATCCTTGATTCCAGAGCCCATTTCTATTCTACAAGTATACCCTCCTATATATTTAGGTTTGGTCATTGGTATGATGTTGTTGGGAATGGGTTTAAGATGGTTAGAAATAACCTCTTCTATTCGAGGTGTCATCGATGTAGCAGTAGGATTTGCTTTAATGAGTACTTCTAGAGTCTATTTCCAGTCAGCCTATATATTAAAACAATAAAGATAGCTTGTTTTTTATGTTTGGATTTTTATATTGGGATCCTAATCCAATGGTATTTCATTTTCTACTTCCTCTCATCCACAGACCATTGATGTGGTATGGTGTTTTATTTGCACTAGGGTTTATCGTAGGATATTCTATTTTTCGTTATTGTTGGCTGCGTTATCGCTTATTTTCTTTAAAATTTTCTAAACAAGATATTATTTGCTGGCCTTTATTTTTACAAAAAAAACATAAGTCTTCCTATCTACATATGCTTTTCGAAGCATTTCCTCAAAAAGTAAAACGATTTTGTCAGCAAAAGCAGGAAAATGTCCCTGAGGAAATTAAGAAAGAGGTAATTCAAGCGATAAATCATACCGTTGATCATCCAATCGATCTTCCAAATCCTCCTCAAGCAGAACCGTCTTTTATAGGCTTTGCTAAAAAATATATGAGCGCTTTTCAAATAGAAAAAGTGCAATCTTTTTTTAGATTGGACATTTGGCTACAGCCTTGGATTTTATCTTTTAGAAAACGCAATACGGTTATCATAGAAAGATTAACCACTTATTTGATTATAGGGATGCTCATTGGAGCTAAGCTTGGTGACTTTATCTTTTATCAAAACTGGATGGTTATTTATCAAAATCCTCAAGCCATTTTTGCCTTTTGGGAAGCAGGTCTTGCTAGTCATGGCGCTGCTTTGGGGATTTTAGCCACCCTATGGTTGTTTTGTCACAGATATAAGCTTAGCACTTTGCATATAATTGATTTAGTTGTTATTCCCACTCCTTTAGTTGGATCTTTTATTCGTCTAGGAAATTTTGTCAACCAGGAGATTTTAGGTGTCCCAACAGATCTTCCCTGGGGGGTAATTTTTCTACACCCTGTAGGATCTGCAGCTATTGTTGCACGCCATCCTGTGCAATTATATGAAGCATTGAGTTACGCAATTCTAACTGCTTGTTTATTTTTTTTATGGAAAAAAGAGCCCTCTTTAACACACAAGGGAAGAATAACCGGTTGGTTTTTCATTTCTGTGTTTAGCGTTCGGTTTATCTTAGAATTTTTTAAAGAAGAACAAAGCGCTTATCTCATATATTTACCCTTTAAAATGGGGCAAATTTTAAGCATTCCCTTTATTTTGTTTGGGGTTTGGCTTCTTTATCGATCTTATAAAAAATCTTTTCGCAGAGCTTAGCATCGATAGGGATTAAAGGAAGAATATCTTGACTTAACTTATCTATTTGACTGTGCAATTCTTGAGAAGAAAGAGGTTTTATATAAATGATATGCCATTTGATAAACCTTTCTATACAAGACTCTGTTGAATAAGAAAATAAGTTATACCAAGCGTATTTATATAAGGTCCATATGCGTCTAGAAAGCTGATCGGCGTATATGACTAATTTAGGATGTTTTTGTAAGTATTCTTCATAAACTTGGTTTACGAATTGTTCGTGGGTCTCAAAAGTTGTTTGCGTCCATTTTTGATGAATAAATTGTAATAAAAAAGGATTTATACCGATTTCAATCTTTTGACAAAGCATGTCTCCTTGGATGACCCAGGGATAGATTTTTTTTTCAATTTCTTTCCATTTTTTATTTTTTATCAATTCTTCTACTTTTTTAAAAAATTGGTTAATTACTTGCAGTAGATAATAAAAACTTTGTTTGGGATTATCAATTAATGCATGGGCAATTTCCTCTTCTATTTTTTTTGCAATACAAGGGGAAATTTTTTGTAATAGCTCTTCATCAAGTGTAAGATTTTTCCAAATAAGAACTTCTAAAAGCTCTTTTTGCTCTGTTAAATTAGGTAAAAGAATCGCTTCTTGGTAGGCATTCCAGATTGTAGAGAGTACATGTTCTACAGAATGGCAAAGTCGATCATTTTCCATTAATGCAAGCTCTGCCATGATAAAAGTATACACCACCTGTGATAAGTTTGGCTTTTTTTCCTTATTCACAGGATATACCGCTAAAATAGCTTCTTGTAATTCAAGTTGAGTTAAAGTTTTTGGCATTTGAGCAGCTAAAGCATAAAGGGCTATAATTCGCTTGAGTTGATTGCATAAAGCGCTCTTTGATTTTTTATACAGACTGTGCCTATGTAGGAAGTTTTCTAAATAGACTCTTTGTTCTTTTGAAGCGAATGCTTCAAAAGAGATAGTGGGATATAGTTTATCTGCAAGGATTAGAGAAGTATAATCATGGATGATTTCTTCAGAAATGGACAAAGGAAAAGCATAAAGAGCGCGAAGGCTCATTAGTGTGTTATGTTCTAGCTGACGATGTGTAATATTAGGGTGTTTTGTCGTTTCTTCTAAAATGGTTTTTACTATCAGTTCATCTATTTGATTATACTCATGGTAAGGACTGATATGATAATTTAAATGAGGATCTAGCTGGCATTGAGTTGTCCAGATCATTTTTGTTAATTCTTCTAGCTGAGGTTCTTCTCCATCAATTGCTGCAATGCATTCACTAATTCGACTTGCCATCTGATAAGCGGGATAATAAGGAACAGAAAAATTAGGCTTTTTTAAATGCAGGTGGTTTTTGAGATTTTGCTTAATTAAAAAAAGGATATTTACTTTGCCCTCATCAGTGATAGCTTCAGGTTGATCTTGAATTTGTTTTGTGTATAAAACAAGTTTTTCCCATGTTTTTTTTATTGCAGAAACACTTATTCGAAATTGAGGGAATTTCTTTTGAAATTCAGGAGTCATTTTTTCTAGAAGATACTGCTCTAATTGCATGGACCAAACTTTAGTCGGAGCATTTGGCATCTCTTGTTTCATTCTTCGAGATAAAAATAAATTTACTTCAGAATAAGGATGATATAGTTCTGGTACTTCATCAATCGGAATCAGATAGGAACAAGAACATTCTTTATTTGATTTTCTTTTTGTAGGCCGATTTAAAGAGCCAAATAAATGGTCATTAGACTTTGTTAGTTTAGTCATGAATTTCTTACAATAAGTAAACTGTTTTTTATAATGTGTATTTTCTTATCTAGCTGAGTTGATTTTTTTTTGTCTAATAAAATTTTAAAATAAATTAGAAAAATAAATGGTTTTAATAAATTTAAAACAAAAAAATCTCGATCAGAACTTACTCTCAACTGTATTTTAACTAATTTTATAATTTTATTTAAAATTCATTAAAATCTGGAAAAGAATTTATTTTCTAATTCATGAAGCATTTTGCAAATAAAAATAGGCTATAAATAAATGTTTTTTTTCTTTTAGGCTTAGGAATAAAAAATCATTTGGTTGCTTTTGTAGAAATTTATGATAAACTATTAATCCTATAAAAGGAGGACTAAGATGTCTGGCTTTTTTCCGTATTTGATCATTTTATTAACTAATTTTGCTTTCTTAAATCCCATGCAATCTTTAGAGGTACAAAAAGTGGAATCTAAACAATCTTTAGAAGAAGAACGAGTAAATCTTAAAACACCCGTTGTTATTTTTGAAACAAATCTCGGTACAATTGAGTTGCAACTCTTTCCTGATATCGCTCCCAAGGCCTGCGAGAATTTTTTAGGTCTGGTAAAAAACAAAAAGTACGATGGAACTATTTTTCATCGTGTCATTAAAGAGTTTATGATTCAAGGTGGAGATCCTAAAGGAAATGGCACTGGAGGAGAATCCATTTGGGGCAAAAGTTTTGAAGATGAAGTAACGTCTGAAAAAATATTCAATAAAAAAGGTCTACTTGCAATGGCTAACTCAGGGCCTAATACAAATGGTAGCCAGTTCTTTATTACAACAACAGACAATGCTTATTGGCTCAATAATAAACATACTATTTTTGGTGAAGTGATAAGCGACTATAAAATAGTAAAAAAAATTGAGGAAAGTAAAACAGACAGAGCTGATAAACCTTTGGAAGAAGTTAGAATTATCAAAGCCTCCGTAAAACCTTAATTTTTCCTATCAATAGGGCTGGAGTTCTTCTAGCCCTTTTAAGCACCTTATATAATTTTTTAAAATACAATTAATATTTAAAGTTTTATAATATACTTTTTATTTACATATTATTATAAATAATTGCACAATGTAAATTAAGAACAAGAATATAATATAATCTATTTTTTATAGAGAGTTTTCATGATTATTGAGGTTTGTGTAGCAGTAAGTACCATAGCCTTTGTGATTTTAGTCATTTTTTTAATTATGACGCTGCGAAACTCTTGTGCAACTTTAAAAAAAACTAAGAATACCTTAACTAAAGTTGAAGGGGAATTAAAGGAGATTTCTGCTGAAAGCCTTACTTTGCTTAAAAATGTAAATGATTTAACCGTAGATATAAAAGAAAAATCAGAGGCCTTAAATTTTCTATTCGATCCACTCCTTAAGCTTTCTCATGGAAAATCACATAAAGCAAAAAATAGCTATGAAAAACTTACAGAAGTAATTAATTATGTGGCAGATGCAGTGATCCTACTAAAAAAATAAAGGACGAGTAATATGTCAAATCTAAATAAAGATACAAAAAATATTCTTTTGGGGACTCTTATCGGAAGTGCTCTTGGTGCTAGTGCAATTATTCTTTTAAAGAGCTCTTCTTATAAAGATAGAAAATCTACCCTGCACTTAATAGGGAAAGCTCTTGCTAATGCAGGAGAGGTTGTCAAGGACAAAATTGAAGATCCCGAGAGTTTACTCAAAGAGCTAGATAAGAAAATTGCAAAAAACGAAGATAAGCTGGCCGACATCTTAGAATTAGCAGCTGCAGGAATGCAGCTATGGAAAAAACTGACAAAATGAAGGTAAATATGTTTCAACCAGATCATTCATGTAAAAATCTATTTTTGGGGACCTTTTTAGGAATTGCTCTAGGGGCTCTTACTACTTTATACTTAGATACCAATGGAGGAAAGAGTCTTCAAAAAGATGTTGTAAATAAATTATTTAAAGAAGTTAAAAAGCCTCGAGTTAAAAAAATCGCTAAACGAAGTAAAAAACAACTTAAAAGTTAAAAAAAACATCTCTTATTAGCAAAGTCGTTATTTGCTATTTGAACCTATCTTAAATTTAATTTACTTTTTAAAAATATTAGGAGTTATGCAGTTTTTTATAAGCTATAGCTGAGTTTCGAAATGCCCAAAAAGGCTGGTTGCGAGATTTTATTTTTATCTTCCTATTTACCAGGCTTAAATCCAATTGAACTATCTTTGGCTAACTTTAATCAACTCTTAATAAATTTTCCACTCTTTCAGAAGCTATTGATTAAGCGTTTTTACAAATGTGCTTAATAGCTGATGGTGTGTAAAATGCTCCAAAGTGGTTTTGGGCAAAATTGACAACTTGTTTAGCCGAACTAGGAACTTCTTCTTTTACCCTATATTCCTTACCCCCCAGGGTACAGGACATTAAAAGAGTAATTTGAATTTTTCTGGAAATTGTCCATTCCTTATTTTCCGCAGCCCTTATTATTGAAGCTATATTAAAAAAAATCATCTCATTTTTAAGTAAATTTTGTTTAGTTTTTGACAAACTAGAACATTCATTAACCTAATTTTTGATTTAATAGATCCCCTATGTATGGATGCAAGGAAGCTGAGTACGATTCTTGCTTTGAAAATAAATAAGACAGACAAAAATGATGCACGAGGAATCGCAGAAGCCCTTCGATTAGGTATGTATACATGAGTACACTGTAAGCCCCAAGATTCAGTAGAAAAAAGCATTTTGTTAGTTTCCAGAAGAGCGCTAATTAAACAGCAAACCCAGTTAAAAAATAGTGTAAGGGGCTTGCTTAAAAGTTACGGAATACGATTGGGATCTGTGGGATCCAAAAGATTTTCGTCTGTGGTTGTAAAGCAGATAGAAAAACAGGAAAAAAGTATTGTTCTGAGCATAACCTCTCTATTAAATACCTTTGATAAGGTAGTTGAGGAAGTAGAAAAACTGGATAAAGAAATGCTTAAGCTGGTCAGTCAAGATAAAGAAGTACAACGGCTTATGACAATCCCTGGCGTAGGACCTGTAACAGCATTAACCTATAAAACAGAAATTTTTGATCCCACTCGTTTTAACGATTCTAAATCAGTAGGAGCCTATCTTGGTATGACGCCTAAACAGTATGCCTCCGGAGAGGTGCAAAGACAGGGAAGAATTTCAAAATGTGGATCCAGTGAACTTAGATCTCTATTAGTTGAAGCCGGAATAGTAATGCTGACACGAAGTAAGAAATGGAGCAAGCTAAAAGCTTGGGGATTAAAAATCATGAGAAAAAAAGGAATGAAGAAAGCCGCCTTAGCAGTAGGTAGAAAGTTATCCGTAATTATGCATAAGATGCTGATTGAACAAAAAGAATTTATTTACGGTGAGCCAAAGGCAGCTTAAAAACGCATTTTTTTAGAAATAAAAACATTAGGAAAAGTGACTAAAATTTTTTGCAGGAGAAAACCGAAGAAATAGGTAAAGACGACAAATGAGTTGGCTCTTAGAAGCCGTAATATACATTGTCTTGCCCATTTCATTTCGGATAGCATAATGGAGCGAAGAATCTAAAATAGTTTTCTTCAAAAAGACTCCGCAGAGAACCCTGGACTTATCTCCCGCATTAAACTTTGCTGTCCTAAGATCTTAAAAAACGCCTTTTATTTTGCAAGCAAAAATCGGCTCGGAGAGCTTATGAAGAATTAAGAGAATTTATATTCCCCTTTTGTTTCAGGCAGACGACTTATCCCGTGTCTTTGTAAGCCATCGATGAAGGGTAGATCTTGTAAGGTTAAGGAATAGTGGACTGTAGAGTATACAAACAATCATCCTAAGGAAAGAAGGGTATGCTTGCGAAAGGCAACAATTATAGCCTCTTCTTCATTGCTTAGGATAGTGGAATGAATCTTTTTAGGCCGCCCCCATAGGAGCATCGTGCTGAAACCCTCTCCTCCTCCACTTAAGAACAGTTTTAGGGTTGAGACTCAACTCATCTGCTAATTTGGCTATGCTCTTTTGACTATTTTGTATTTTCCGACGTATCGCCTCAGTTGTTTTGGCGCACCCATGTACTATTTGTCCCATAATGTTTCCTTTGATGCTAAATGTTCATAGTATACACCATTATACTTTGGGACTAAACAATAAAATCCATGTCAAGGATATGGTTCATTAACGATTTTTATAGAGACGCCTTTAAATAGTAAATCACGGGATGAAACAGTTAAAGCCGTCCAAGGACTTATTAGAGAATTTATTAAAAATTACCAGTTTGCAAATCCTCATCAAACTCAAAAGCCTGTATTTTACATCTACGGAGATTTAAAAAAATCTAGTGGAGATTTAATTTGTGTAATGAAATCCTGCAAATAAAGAGAAGAATTATATGAAAAATAATCGCACTATAAAAATGCTCTTAGGGCTTTGTTGTTTGCTCTCAAGTGGTTTTTTTGCTGAAGAAGTGTCTTCTGATTGTCAAAGCGAGCTATCGCAAATCAATGAGGAGATTGTCTATTTAGAAGAGGTAAAAACTCGTTATCATGCATTGGTTTTAATCCATGAAGAGCAAGCTATGCGTTGGCAGTTTGATCCTCATTTAAAACAAGAAGCCAGACGCTCTTTGAAGTTGGCAGATTCTGAGCGTAGAGTGATTCAAGAGATTCAAGAGCGGATTGATCACTTATACATTCGTAGAGATCAACTTCTTAAGTCCTCTTAAGAGGTTTTTTCATGAGCCAAATCACAACGTAAATAAACGCTCCGGATAGAGCTAAGTTTAGCGTTAGACTAAGACCTGCTAGCTCTAAAGCGATAGGAGGGAGTTTGTATTGAGTAGAGATCATTAAAATTCCAGCTCCTACTTCTCCTCGAGGCCACATAGCAACGCTTAAAGCGGTTCTCTCTTTTAAACTTA
This is a stretch of genomic DNA from Candidatus Rhabdochlamydia oedothoracis. It encodes these proteins:
- the acpS gene encoding holo-ACP synthase; the encoded protein is MSNHILGLGTDIIEIERIRQSIDNHGYRLISRIFTPKEQDYCLKHKDPTPHFAARFSAKEAIVKALGTGFTEHITWQDIEIINDVSGKPIVYFSTKLQKKTEGTCILLSMSHCRSYATATALWTKN
- a CDS encoding prolipoprotein diacylglyceryl transferase, which translates into the protein MFGFLYWDPNPMVFHFLLPLIHRPLMWYGVLFALGFIVGYSIFRYCWLRYRLFSLKFSKQDIICWPLFLQKKHKSSYLHMLFEAFPQKVKRFCQQKQENVPEEIKKEVIQAINHTVDHPIDLPNPPQAEPSFIGFAKKYMSAFQIEKVQSFFRLDIWLQPWILSFRKRNTVIIERLTTYLIIGMLIGAKLGDFIFYQNWMVIYQNPQAIFAFWEAGLASHGAALGILATLWLFCHRYKLSTLHIIDLVVIPTPLVGSFIRLGNFVNQEILGVPTDLPWGVIFLHPVGSAAIVARHPVQLYEALSYAILTACLFFLWKKEPSLTHKGRITGWFFISVFSVRFILEFFKEEQSAYLIYLPFKMGQILSIPFILFGVWLLYRSYKKSFRRA
- a CDS encoding PIN/TRAM domain-containing protein; this encodes MNLSVAFIRILFVVLSIFFMTTFMISNTSGNIQTNILIGVLIGFVFGLFLISFDLLFKRFNLRSFNIAVIGIFLGYLMGQALVLVFDAILDISRASISLQPQTLEMLKIALFLFGTYLGTIMTLRAADELYVSIPFIKFAPTAEKKKDLIIDSSVLSDARIIDLATTGLLDNQIIIPRFIIKELYTQAEIGDEFSKLKAKKCLEVLKKIELIAELGLRFNDTDFPDVKDVQGKLLRLARLLDANLLTADISRMQIAEIEDIRVINIHTLSNSLKPLMQAGEFIKIKVQRYGKEPRQGVGYLDDGTMVVINGGGNYIGDMVDAKVLSVKHTSSGRMVFCNAMDGESNQEYEHEESHE
- a CDS encoding DUF948 domain-containing protein translates to MIIEVCVAVSTIAFVILVIFLIMTLRNSCATLKKTKNTLTKVEGELKEISAESLTLLKNVNDLTVDIKEKSEALNFLFDPLLKLSHGKSHKAKNSYEKLTEVINYVADAVILLKK
- a CDS encoding peptidylprolyl isomerase; protein product: MQSLEVQKVESKQSLEEERVNLKTPVVIFETNLGTIELQLFPDIAPKACENFLGLVKNKKYDGTIFHRVIKEFMIQGGDPKGNGTGGESIWGKSFEDEVTSEKIFNKKGLLAMANSGPNTNGSQFFITTTDNAYWLNNKHTIFGEVISDYKIVKKIEESKTDRADKPLEEVRIIKASVKP